A section of the Anabaena cylindrica PCC 7122 genome encodes:
- a CDS encoding AAA family ATPase: MTEATLPALIQQMLQPGFYPHGVTEPIQLIQTHVSYVLLTGDYAYKLKKPVNFGFLDYSTLEKRSHFCQEELRLNQRGAGELYLEVVPIALADEQYHLGDAGETVEYALKMRQFPQESLFSELFAKGKLNEMHLEELGRVVAQYHSQAQTNDYIRSFGEISQVQLSINENYTQTQNYIGGPQTQEQFAQTKEYTDNFFAQRPELFTSRIANNYIRECHGDLHLRNIALWHDKIMLFDCIEFNEPFRFVDVMYDVAFTVMDIEARGRKDLGNAFLNAYAEQTGDWEGLQVLPLYLSRQAYVRAKVTSFLLDDSSVPATVKEEAANTASAYYRQAWEYTKPRQGKVILMSGLSGSGKSTTARYLARQLGAVHLRSDAVRKHLAGIPLLERGGDEIYTPEMTEQTYDRLLKLGIILANQGWSVILDAKYDRQHLRENAIAQTQKHQLPLQIIHCTAPLEVLQERLVNRTGDIADATADLLVSQLNQAEPFTDKEQPYIKILDTTHSQEAQLQEIIRNGLRPAALT; encoded by the coding sequence ATGACAGAAGCCACTCTGCCAGCTTTAATTCAGCAAATGTTACAACCAGGATTTTATCCCCATGGGGTGACAGAACCAATTCAATTGATTCAAACTCATGTTTCTTATGTGTTGCTAACTGGTGATTATGCCTACAAGCTCAAGAAACCAGTGAATTTTGGTTTTTTAGATTATTCGACCTTAGAAAAGCGATCGCATTTTTGTCAGGAAGAATTGCGGTTAAATCAACGGGGAGCAGGTGAATTATATTTAGAAGTTGTACCTATTGCTTTGGCAGATGAGCAATATCATCTTGGAGATGCAGGAGAAACTGTTGAATATGCGCTCAAAATGCGTCAGTTTCCCCAAGAATCTCTATTTAGTGAGCTTTTTGCTAAAGGTAAGTTAAATGAGATGCACTTGGAAGAATTGGGACGGGTAGTAGCCCAATACCATTCTCAAGCTCAAACGAATGATTACATTCGCAGTTTTGGAGAAATCTCACAAGTGCAGTTGTCTATTAATGAGAATTACACACAAACTCAAAATTATATTGGTGGCCCTCAAACTCAAGAACAGTTTGCACAAACAAAAGAATATACTGATAACTTTTTTGCCCAACGTCCAGAATTATTTACTAGCAGAATTGCCAATAACTACATACGTGAATGTCATGGTGATTTGCATCTGAGAAATATTGCGCTGTGGCATGACAAAATTATGCTGTTTGACTGCATTGAATTTAATGAGCCGTTTCGCTTCGTTGATGTCATGTATGATGTGGCGTTTACAGTCATGGATATAGAAGCACGAGGACGTAAAGATTTAGGTAATGCTTTCTTGAATGCTTATGCTGAACAAACTGGAGATTGGGAGGGTTTGCAAGTATTACCTTTGTATTTAAGCCGTCAAGCTTATGTGCGGGCTAAAGTGACATCTTTTTTATTAGATGATTCAAGTGTACCTGCAACTGTGAAAGAAGAAGCTGCAAATACAGCATCTGCATATTATCGGCAAGCGTGGGAATATACTAAACCTAGGCAAGGGAAAGTCATTTTGATGTCGGGGTTATCTGGTTCTGGTAAAAGTACAACAGCTAGATATTTAGCCCGTCAACTGGGAGCAGTTCATCTGCGTTCTGACGCTGTACGCAAACATTTGGCAGGAATTCCTTTGTTAGAACGTGGTGGTGATGAAATATATACACCAGAAATGACTGAGCAGACTTATGATAGGTTGTTGAAACTAGGGATTATATTGGCTAATCAAGGTTGGAGTGTGATTTTAGATGCCAAATACGACCGCCAGCATTTACGAGAAAATGCGATCGCACAAACCCAAAAACATCAATTACCTCTACAAATTATCCACTGCACAGCACCTCTAGAAGTATTACAAGAGCGTCTTGTTAACCGCACTGGTGATATAGCTGATGCAACTGCTGATTTATTGGTATCCCAACTTAACCAAGCTGAACCCTTTACAGACAAAGAACAACCCTATATTAAAATATTGGATACAACTCACTCTCAAGAGGCACAATTACAAGAAATAATTCGTAATGGGCTACGCCCCGCTGCGCTAACGTAA
- a CDS encoding YdcF family protein translates to MFLYFSKLLPLFFYPLGLASISLIVALVTLWKRPRIAAIAISLSLILLLLCSNAWVAKSLVRSLEWQNIPLAQIPNAQAIVVLGGATKSGVWPRPTVDLSESGDRVIYAAQLYRQKKAPTIILSGGRIDWRGSGSPESTDMASILTSIGIPAEVIIEEPDSLNTYENAVNVRKILETRGIKQVLLITSAMHMPRSLKIFQRQGIDVIPAPTDFLVSKGEFQELTNTPKAAILNLLPDTNNLHQFTNALKEYIGSFIYRLRGWL, encoded by the coding sequence ATGTTTTTATATTTTTCTAAACTATTGCCACTGTTTTTTTATCCTTTAGGATTAGCTAGTATCAGCTTGATAGTGGCTTTGGTGACTTTGTGGAAACGTCCACGTATCGCTGCGATCGCTATTAGTCTATCTTTAATTTTATTACTCCTGTGCAGTAATGCCTGGGTGGCTAAGTCTTTGGTGCGATCGCTAGAATGGCAAAATATCCCCCTTGCTCAAATACCCAATGCCCAAGCTATCGTGGTATTAGGTGGTGCCACAAAATCAGGTGTGTGGCCTCGTCCGACTGTTGATTTAAGTGAATCGGGAGATAGGGTTATTTATGCGGCTCAACTCTATCGGCAAAAAAAAGCGCCTACAATCATCTTAAGTGGTGGTCGCATTGATTGGCGTGGTAGTGGTTCCCCAGAGTCAACAGATATGGCCAGCATTCTCACATCTATTGGCATACCAGCCGAAGTAATAATTGAAGAACCAGATTCTTTAAATACTTATGAAAATGCTGTAAATGTCCGTAAAATTCTGGAAACTAGAGGTATAAAACAGGTATTATTAATAACTTCTGCTATGCATATGCCGCGATCGCTCAAAATCTTTCAACGTCAAGGTATTGATGTCATTCCTGCACCAACCGACTTTCTAGTTAGCAAAGGCGAATTTCAAGAACTCACCAACACTCCCAAAGCTGCCATACTAAATTTATTACCTGATACCAATAATTTGCACCAATTTACCAACGCCTTAAAAGAATATATTGGTAGTTTTATCTACCGTTTACGTGGCTGGTTATAA
- a CDS encoding ferredoxin-thioredoxin reductase variable chain, giving the protein MAVEIVVEEQKLGINNVMKVGDRVRVKESVIVYHHPEHRSQAFDLKGTEGEIAAIVTQWQGRPVSANFPLLVQFSKKFKAHLREDELEVI; this is encoded by the coding sequence ATGGCTGTGGAGATAGTTGTGGAAGAGCAAAAGCTAGGTATAAATAATGTTATGAAAGTTGGCGATCGCGTCCGCGTTAAAGAGTCGGTTATAGTTTATCATCACCCTGAGCATCGCAGCCAGGCTTTTGATCTCAAAGGTACAGAAGGCGAAATTGCTGCTATTGTCACCCAATGGCAAGGTAGACCTGTGAGTGCTAATTTTCCGCTTTTAGTCCAGTTTAGTAAAAAATTTAAAGCTCATTTACGCGAGGATGAATTAGAAGTTATTTAA
- a CDS encoding PP2C family protein-serine/threonine phosphatase, producing MLSTQQIIHCPNPDCNQPINSVGDKVCASCRTPLTYRYVWATGPVAAKILPHTKIADRYEVITQQIWLDTQPALPPEIPSEIPPEVIPYLKLYSERLHIPQPYGFTSSSTEDTHDILLLENAPIDETGNFYPIITSVWEEAKAVRQLYWLWQILQLWTPLSELGVAASLLSPANLRVQGWCVRLLELHQTSEKLTLQDLGESWLSWVLVAKAEIATGLGNIIQKMCHSQVDLATISNQLNELLLASAAELPLMQTIAGVTNTGPIMKHNEDACYPSDSSDVDKYLQAKLSIVCDGIDGHEGGEVASQLAVQSLKLQIRAWLKDVAEQKEVISPDLLQQQLEASLRVVNNMIWSRNDEQNRQGRERMATTLVMAIQLPQRIVTNAGWESDNTHELYVANVGDSRAYWITPNYCQLLTIDDDLATREVQLGQSLYRQAMQIPNANALTQALGTKEAESLHFSIQRFILEEDGILLLCSDGLSDHNWVEKSWRDYAIPVLTGRLSVEDAAQKWVKLANEKNGQDNTSVVLTLCRISQAYLVPITPAPMVLEPVETKELVITAPKIETSEIEVPEVELADSSQALLNLDLTEESIPTPVKQTNLGKHLVMVGGLLALLIGGTGLGLFAWLQLDPQSFGRICRQLPQNVQTICPERK from the coding sequence ATGCTTTCTACTCAACAGATCATTCATTGTCCAAATCCAGACTGTAATCAACCGATTAACTCTGTGGGAGATAAAGTTTGTGCCAGTTGTCGAACTCCTCTAACTTACCGCTATGTTTGGGCAACCGGCCCAGTAGCAGCAAAAATACTCCCTCACACCAAGATTGCAGATAGATATGAAGTAATTACACAGCAGATTTGGCTAGATACTCAACCAGCACTACCACCAGAAATACCCTCAGAAATACCCCCAGAAGTTATTCCCTACCTAAAATTATATTCAGAACGCTTACACATCCCTCAACCTTACGGATTTACTAGTTCTTCAACAGAAGACACCCATGATATTCTGCTGTTAGAAAATGCGCCTATAGATGAAACAGGAAATTTCTACCCCATCATTACCTCAGTTTGGGAAGAAGCAAAAGCAGTCAGACAGCTGTACTGGCTATGGCAAATTCTCCAACTGTGGACACCTTTATCAGAATTGGGAGTAGCGGCAAGCTTGCTATCACCAGCTAATTTACGTGTTCAAGGTTGGTGTGTACGCCTTTTAGAACTGCACCAAACATCAGAAAAACTAACTTTACAAGATTTGGGCGAATCTTGGCTGTCGTGGGTATTAGTGGCAAAAGCAGAAATTGCTACAGGCTTAGGCAACATCATCCAGAAAATGTGCCACAGTCAAGTAGATTTAGCAACAATTAGCAATCAACTCAATGAACTGTTGTTAGCATCAGCAGCAGAATTGCCATTAATGCAAACGATCGCAGGAGTGACAAATACAGGCCCTATTATGAAACATAATGAGGATGCCTGCTACCCCAGTGATTCTAGTGATGTAGATAAATATTTACAGGCCAAATTATCAATTGTTTGTGATGGCATTGACGGACATGAAGGTGGTGAAGTTGCTAGTCAATTGGCAGTGCAATCGCTGAAGTTGCAAATCCGTGCCTGGTTAAAAGATGTAGCAGAACAAAAAGAAGTAATTTCACCTGATTTGTTGCAGCAACAACTAGAAGCCAGTTTGCGAGTGGTGAATAATATGATTTGGTCACGCAATGACGAACAAAACCGCCAAGGTAGAGAACGCATGGCGACGACTTTAGTCATGGCGATACAATTACCGCAACGAATTGTAACAAATGCTGGGTGGGAATCAGACAATACTCATGAACTTTATGTAGCTAATGTTGGTGATAGTCGTGCTTATTGGATAACTCCCAACTATTGCCAATTACTAACAATAGATGATGATTTAGCAACGAGGGAAGTCCAACTGGGACAAAGTTTATATCGTCAAGCAATGCAAATACCCAATGCTAATGCCCTTACCCAAGCATTAGGAACCAAAGAAGCCGAATCTCTGCACTTTTCCATCCAGCGATTTATTTTAGAAGAAGACGGAATTTTGTTACTTTGTTCCGATGGTTTAAGTGATCATAATTGGGTAGAAAAATCTTGGCGTGATTACGCTATTCCAGTATTAACAGGTAGGCTGTCTGTGGAAGATGCTGCCCAGAAATGGGTAAAGCTGGCAAATGAAAAAAATGGTCAAGATAATACATCAGTTGTGCTAACTCTTTGCCGGATCTCCCAAGCATATTTGGTGCCAATTACACCTGCACCAATGGTCTTAGAACCTGTTGAAACAAAGGAATTGGTAATAACAGCACCAAAAATTGAAACTTCAGAAATAGAAGTTCCAGAAGTAGAATTGGCAGACAGTTCACAAGCTTTGTTGAATCTGGATCTGACTGAAGAATCAATACCCACTCCAGTCAAACAAACAAATTTGGGTAAGCATCTGGTGATGGTGGGCGGATTGTTGGCTTTACTGATAGGGGGTACAGGTCTGGGTTTATTTGCTTGGTTGCAACTAGATCCCCAATCTTTTGGGCGGATTTGTCGGCAACTTCCCCAAAATGTACAAACAATCTGCCCTGAACGCAAATAA
- a CDS encoding NfeD family protein: MPTFTVIWLLAGSVLCLMELFLPTAFVEFMMGISAFVVALLSYLGLGNVWLQVVIWLLFSSLLVVFSRRFLQPQRLKSKITDAVIGETLTEIPVGQTGRVLYEGNSWRARCDDDKLSVPPYQRVYVVRREGTTLIVMPENILHS; this comes from the coding sequence ATGCCAACTTTTACTGTAATTTGGCTACTGGCAGGATCGGTTTTGTGTTTAATGGAACTTTTTCTGCCAACGGCTTTTGTGGAATTCATGATGGGAATTAGTGCCTTTGTCGTGGCGCTATTGTCTTACTTGGGTTTGGGGAATGTATGGCTGCAAGTTGTTATTTGGCTGTTGTTTTCTAGTTTGCTGGTTGTTTTTTCCCGCAGGTTTCTGCAACCACAGCGACTCAAGTCCAAAATTACTGATGCAGTGATAGGAGAAACTTTAACAGAAATTCCGGTGGGACAAACAGGTCGGGTATTATACGAGGGAAATTCTTGGCGAGCAAGATGTGATGATGACAAACTCAGCGTACCACCATATCAAAGAGTTTATGTTGTTAGACGAGAAGGGACAACGTTGATTGTGATGCCAGAAAATATTTTGCATTCGTAG
- a CDS encoding SPFH domain-containing protein, with protein sequence MNEFLLLLALTFGGGTVIFKSVRVINQGDEVLVQSLGRYKEKLGPGLKFINPFLDSIVYKQTIREKVLDIPPQQCITRDNVSISVDAVVYWRIVDLEKAYYKVENLQAAMVNLVLTQIRSEMGQLELDQTFTARTQINELLLRELDISTDPWGVKVTRVELRDIVPSKAVQESMEMQMTAERRKRALILTSEGDRESAVNSARGKADAQLLDAEARQKSVVLQAEAEQKAIVLKAQAERQQQVLRAQAIAESAEIISQKIKNNPDAYKAVEVMFALGYLDMGAAIGKSDSSKVMFIDPRTIPAAFEGMRSIVSDVPTDSNPLFGREIPRDNNRAS encoded by the coding sequence ATGAATGAGTTTTTATTGTTACTTGCTTTAACGTTTGGTGGTGGTACTGTGATATTCAAGTCGGTGAGGGTGATTAATCAGGGTGATGAAGTCTTGGTGCAAAGTTTGGGTCGTTATAAGGAAAAACTGGGGCCTGGCTTGAAATTTATTAATCCTTTTTTAGATAGCATTGTTTACAAACAAACTATTAGAGAAAAGGTTTTAGATATTCCGCCACAGCAATGTATTACTCGTGACAATGTTTCTATCAGTGTTGATGCGGTTGTTTACTGGCGAATTGTTGATTTGGAGAAAGCTTACTATAAGGTGGAGAATCTCCAGGCGGCAATGGTGAACTTGGTGCTGACGCAAATTCGCTCGGAAATGGGACAATTGGAGTTGGATCAAACTTTTACTGCCCGCACCCAAATTAATGAACTGCTGTTAAGGGAATTAGATATTTCTACTGATCCTTGGGGTGTGAAAGTTACGCGGGTGGAATTGAGAGATATTGTCCCGTCTAAGGCAGTGCAAGAATCAATGGAGATGCAAATGACGGCGGAAAGGCGTAAACGTGCCTTAATTTTAACTTCTGAAGGAGATAGAGAATCTGCCGTTAATAGTGCGAGGGGTAAGGCTGATGCCCAACTTTTGGATGCAGAAGCCCGTCAAAAATCGGTGGTTTTGCAAGCGGAAGCAGAACAGAAGGCGATTGTGTTAAAAGCCCAAGCGGAACGCCAGCAACAGGTTCTCAGGGCGCAAGCGATCGCAGAATCAGCAGAAATCATTTCCCAGAAAATCAAAAACAATCCAGATGCTTACAAAGCGGTGGAAGTGATGTTTGCTTTAGGTTATCTGGATATGGGCGCAGCAATTGGTAAAAGCGATAGTAGTAAGGTGATGTTTATTGATCCTCGCACTATTCCCGCTGCTTTTGAGGGTATGCGCTCTATTGTCTCCGATGTACCCACCGATTCTAATCCCCTATTTGGTAGAGAAATTCCCAGAGATAATAACCGCGCCAGTTAA
- a CDS encoding Fur family transcriptional regulator codes for MRAIRTRSQDRILTLLKNIKQGISAQDMYIELRNRSQNMGLATVYRSLEALKLEGKVQVRTLANGEALYSLTQQDKHHLTCLQCGISIPIHQCPVHELEIELQSSHKFKVFYHTLEFFGLCNQCQINQGIDNS; via the coding sequence ATGAGAGCCATACGCACCCGCAGTCAAGACCGGATTTTAACCCTGTTAAAAAACATTAAACAAGGTATTTCCGCACAAGATATGTACATAGAACTACGTAACCGTAGTCAAAACATGGGTTTAGCAACAGTTTACCGTTCACTGGAAGCCCTCAAACTTGAAGGTAAAGTACAAGTACGGACTTTGGCTAACGGTGAAGCCCTCTACAGCCTAACCCAGCAAGATAAACATCACCTAACTTGCCTACAATGCGGTATCTCCATACCAATTCATCAATGTCCCGTCCATGAACTAGAAATCGAGTTACAGTCCAGCCATAAATTTAAAGTGTTTTACCACACCCTAGAATTTTTTGGTTTGTGTAACCAATGCCAGATAAATCAAGGAATTGATAATTCGTAA
- the purS gene encoding phosphoribosylformylglycinamidine synthase subunit PurS → MQRKYLAKVFVTLRPSVLDPAGVAVQSGLKQMGFDNVEQVRIGKYMEVTIISPDETKARQDMNQICDQMLANPVIENYRFDLIEVESQTGVF, encoded by the coding sequence ATGCAAAGGAAGTATCTAGCTAAAGTTTTCGTAACGCTTCGTCCTTCGGTCTTAGACCCCGCTGGTGTGGCTGTACAATCTGGCCTGAAGCAAATGGGATTCGACAACGTTGAACAAGTGCGTATTGGCAAGTACATGGAAGTCACTATTATCTCACCTGATGAGACGAAAGCACGTCAAGACATGAATCAAATATGTGACCAAATGTTAGCAAATCCAGTGATAGAAAATTATCGCTTTGATTTGATTGAAGTTGAATCACAAACTGGTGTTTTTTAG
- the purQ gene encoding phosphoribosylformylglycinamidine synthase subunit PurQ: protein MKFGVLVFPGSNCDRDVAYVTRDLLGQPTRMIWHQDTDISDIDVVIVPGGFSYGDYLRCGAIARFSPVMQQVINHAQKGKFVLGICNGFQVLTEAGLLPGALARNQDLHFICDRSPLKVERNNLPWTQGYAEGEIITLPIAHGEGRFYADKKTLAEIENNGQVLFRYQGENPNGSLNSIAGICNLQGNVLGMMPHPERAADKALGNSDGLRLFQGLLGKVAALV from the coding sequence ATGAAATTCGGTGTTTTAGTTTTTCCAGGGTCTAATTGCGATCGCGACGTTGCTTATGTCACTAGAGACTTGCTAGGACAGCCAACGCGTATGATTTGGCATCAAGATACTGATATTAGTGATATAGATGTGGTGATTGTCCCTGGTGGCTTTAGCTATGGGGATTATTTGCGTTGTGGTGCGATCGCTCGTTTTTCGCCTGTGATGCAACAAGTGATTAACCATGCACAGAAAGGTAAATTTGTCCTGGGTATCTGCAACGGTTTTCAGGTATTAACTGAGGCTGGTTTATTACCTGGGGCATTAGCGAGAAATCAAGATTTGCATTTTATCTGCGATCGTTCTCCCCTCAAAGTTGAGCGTAATAATTTACCTTGGACTCAAGGTTATGCAGAGGGTGAAATTATTACTTTACCCATTGCTCACGGAGAAGGGAGATTTTATGCTGATAAAAAAACTTTAGCAGAAATTGAAAATAACGGTCAAGTTCTATTTCGTTACCAAGGGGAAAACCCCAACGGTTCATTAAACAGCATTGCAGGGATTTGTAATCTCCAAGGCAATGTTTTAGGAATGATGCCACATCCAGAAAGAGCAGCAGATAAAGCGTTAGGTAATAGCGATGGTTTGCGGTTGTTTCAGGGTTTATTGGGGAAAGTTGCAGCTTTGGTTTAA
- a CDS encoding type II toxin-antitoxin system Phd/YefM family antitoxin, translating to MINLSRDIQSLSTFKRNTNELISQMKKTGNPVVLTVNGKAELVVQDAEAYQKLLDAVEKLETLIGIKKGLEDIATGNTQSLNQFIEEMQRKHGISG from the coding sequence ATGATTAATTTAAGTCGAGATATTCAGTCACTTTCAACCTTTAAACGCAATACTAATGAACTGATTAGTCAGATGAAAAAAACAGGAAATCCTGTAGTTTTAACAGTTAATGGAAAAGCAGAATTAGTAGTGCAAGATGCTGAAGCTTATCAAAAATTACTTGATGCTGTGGAAAAGTTAGAAACTCTCATCGGTATAAAAAAAGGATTAGAAGATATAGCAACAGGTAACACACAATCTCTAAATCAGTTTATCGAAGAAATGCAGAGAAAACATGGAATTTCAGGTTAA
- a CDS encoding type II toxin-antitoxin system RelE/ParE family toxin — MEFQVKLTGNAKREIEAIYIWLKQDNPDYADQCFRDLMDTIATLQDKPKRCAFARENDDFPEEIRQLLYGKGRNKYRVIFTVEKDIVYILYVRHSAQSSIIFNPLDFE; from the coding sequence ATGGAATTTCAGGTTAAATTAACTGGTAATGCAAAACGAGAAATAGAAGCTATATATATTTGGCTCAAACAAGATAATCCTGATTATGCGGATCAATGCTTTAGGGATTTAATGGATACTATTGCTACTTTGCAAGATAAACCTAAACGTTGCGCTTTCGCTAGAGAAAATGATGATTTTCCTGAAGAAATAAGACAACTTTTATATGGGAAAGGAAGAAATAAATATCGTGTAATTTTTACTGTTGAAAAGGATATTGTCTATATTCTTTATGTTCGTCATAGCGCACAATCTTCAATAATATTCAATCCTCTTGATTTTGAGTAA
- a CDS encoding GUN4 domain-containing protein produces the protein MQKITQALVKWLPTGAGVGVTGHFLLSHQWTQAIISTFLTAGSSIWVKFSSKFMETLEKKAEEKGEQTGEWVGKQVDDLPSKVIKSISGFQSKYERLLVDIYCDYKTEGFRIGLPVLDLEDVFVPLKVETGNLENISGAMVSNQHTIHHFENQEIWNFLAAISKEDSYRCMAVIAPPGYGKTTLLKHLTLTYAKNGHGKYKAPKLVPVLLYLRDIREEITSSQPPNLPELITKHLKTQPAFAELNPPDYWFNQQLKNGKCLVMLDGLDEVADSHERLRVSEWVNQQMATYRQTAFIITSRPYGYSSAPVDEVGVILKVLPFTLEQMKLFINSWYLQTEIRSRAGKNNQAVKAEAKKNAEDLIERILNNRAIADMATNPLLVTMIATVHYSGSALPGRRVELYQKICDLLLGTRQAAKKIKAPLTSEQNKSVLQVLALDLMQRETRTFEPGEFENLIASELQTIVNITLTPTEFLEQVKDVSGLIVEREQGIFEFSHLSFQEYLAAAEVKELQQEKILIDNFGNSWWAETIRLYAAQSDATSLIQAALQNQTVASLTLAYDCLKESKKVEPQTQHQLEKILEAGLESPDLEIYTIAARVKLARRLNNLLRINEIQEIDQGYITIAEYQLFDLFDFKVQYISRTQPVTRMSFQDANRFCAWLSLNFNFDNKMIRYRLPTEAEAEHHPAKDDQHITCCTQENRTEGQEIQGIRVVKDQWPQQYKQLLEHLAAGNWREADEETAKMMLKVANQESQGYLDVDAIQKFPCSDLRIIDQLWVQYSDGRFGFSVQKRIYEAQGKDWGKMYSALEWSSVKYSIKAPIGHLPNNINKMLGFGSIAGRGRNSSLAQRLVDCNI, from the coding sequence ATGCAAAAGATTACACAGGCATTAGTCAAATGGCTACCTACCGGCGCTGGAGTCGGTGTAACAGGTCATTTTCTCCTTAGTCACCAATGGACACAAGCTATAATTTCCACCTTTCTTACTGCTGGTTCATCTATATGGGTGAAGTTTAGCAGCAAATTTATGGAAACCCTAGAAAAAAAGGCAGAGGAGAAAGGTGAACAAACCGGAGAGTGGGTTGGTAAACAAGTAGACGATTTACCGAGTAAAGTTATTAAAAGTATTTCAGGATTTCAGAGTAAATATGAAAGGTTATTAGTTGATATTTATTGTGATTATAAAACAGAAGGATTCAGAATTGGTTTACCTGTGTTGGATTTAGAAGATGTCTTTGTACCGCTAAAAGTTGAAACAGGTAATTTAGAAAATATTTCTGGTGCAATGGTTTCTAATCAACACACCATTCATCATTTTGAAAATCAAGAAATTTGGAATTTTTTAGCCGCTATTTCTAAAGAAGATAGTTATCGCTGCATGGCTGTTATTGCACCTCCTGGATATGGTAAAACAACTCTGTTAAAGCATTTAACTTTGACTTATGCCAAAAATGGTCATGGCAAATATAAAGCACCAAAATTAGTACCAGTATTATTGTACCTGCGTGATATCCGCGAAGAAATTACCAGTTCACAACCTCCGAATTTACCAGAATTAATTACTAAACACCTGAAAACTCAACCTGCTTTTGCTGAACTCAACCCACCAGATTACTGGTTTAATCAACAGTTAAAAAATGGCAAATGTTTAGTAATGTTGGATGGACTGGATGAAGTTGCTGATAGTCATGAACGTTTGCGGGTAAGTGAATGGGTAAATCAGCAAATGGCAACTTATCGCCAAACAGCTTTTATTATTACTTCTCGTCCTTATGGTTATAGTAGTGCGCCTGTGGATGAGGTAGGAGTTATTTTGAAAGTTCTACCCTTCACTCTAGAACAGATGAAACTATTTATTAATAGTTGGTATCTGCAAACTGAAATCAGAAGTCGCGCTGGCAAAAATAATCAAGCAGTAAAGGCAGAAGCCAAGAAAAATGCAGAAGATTTAATTGAGCGGATTCTTAATAATCGTGCTATTGCTGATATGGCTACAAACCCACTATTGGTGACAATGATTGCTACTGTTCATTATAGTGGTAGTGCATTACCAGGGCGCAGGGTGGAACTGTATCAGAAAATTTGTGATTTACTTTTGGGAACTCGACAAGCAGCTAAGAAAATTAAAGCACCTCTGACATCTGAACAAAATAAATCAGTATTACAAGTTTTAGCACTGGATTTGATGCAAAGAGAAACTCGCACTTTTGAACCAGGAGAATTTGAGAATTTAATTGCTAGTGAACTACAAACAATAGTGAATATTACACTAACGCCAACAGAATTTTTGGAACAAGTTAAAGATGTTAGTGGTTTGATAGTGGAAAGAGAACAAGGTATTTTTGAATTTTCTCATTTGAGTTTTCAGGAATATTTAGCTGCGGCTGAGGTGAAAGAGTTGCAGCAAGAAAAAATATTAATTGATAACTTTGGTAATTCTTGGTGGGCGGAAACAATTCGCCTTTATGCTGCTCAAAGTGATGCGACAAGTTTGATTCAAGCAGCTTTACAAAATCAAACTGTTGCCTCCTTAACTCTGGCTTATGATTGTTTGAAAGAAAGTAAAAAAGTAGAACCACAAACACAGCACCAACTTGAAAAAATTCTTGAAGCTGGTTTAGAATCTCCTGATCTAGAAATTTATACAATAGCCGCAAGAGTGAAATTAGCAAGAAGGCTAAACAATTTATTAAGAATAAATGAAATACAAGAAATTGATCAGGGCTACATTACAATTGCAGAATATCAGTTATTTGACTTGTTTGACTTTAAAGTACAATATATTTCTCGTACTCAACCTGTTACTAGAATGAGTTTTCAAGATGCTAATAGATTTTGTGCATGGTTGAGTTTAAATTTTAATTTTGATAACAAAATGATACGCTATAGATTACCAACAGAAGCAGAAGCAGAACATCATCCAGCAAAAGATGATCAACATATTACTTGTTGTACTCAGGAAAACCGCACTGAAGGACAAGAAATTCAAGGAATTAGGGTTGTCAAAGACCAATGGCCACAACAATACAAACAACTTTTAGAACATTTAGCTGCTGGAAATTGGCGCGAGGCTGATGAAGAAACAGCAAAAATGATGCTCAAGGTAGCTAACCAAGAAAGTCAAGGCTACTTAGATGTTGATGCTATTCAAAAATTTCCTTGTTCTGACCTCCGCATTATTGACCAACTTTGGGTACAATATAGTGATGGTCGCTTTGGTTTTAGTGTTCAAAAGCGTATTTATGAAGCACAAGGAAAAGACTGGGGAAAAATGTATAGCGCATTAGAGTGGTCAAGCGTAAAATATAGTATCAAAGCCCCTATCGGACACCTACCAAACAACATAAACAAAATGTTAGGATTTGGATCGATAGCTGGGAGGGGGAGAAACTCTTCTCTCGCGCAGAGACTTGTAGACTGTAACATATAA